A segment of the Micrococcales bacterium genome:
CTCCGTCCCCAAGGGCAAAGATCCATTCAGGTGCCGGGCGAATTGTCCGGCTGGTCATGCGCCCCATGACCCTGCCGGAGCGGGGCATCAGTAGTCCAGCCGTATCTTTGACAGGTCTTCTCACTGGGTCTGACCCAGTTGGCAGACACACCACGGACGTTAGTCTGACGGACTACGCACGCGAGATAATCGCATCTGGGCTCCCTGGCATACGGCAGGACCCACCATCGCTGAGGCACCGCCAACTGGACTCGTACATTGACAACGCCTTGGAGCGTGACATCCCCGAGTTGGGCGTTGCCGTGCGTCGGCCAAGGGCCCTCAGGGCTTGGCTCGCCGCGTTCGCGGCCGCCACCGGCACGACCGCCAACTACACCACAATCCTCAACGCTGCAACGCCGGGGCAGGGCGACAAGTTGTCCCGGCAAACATCGGCGGCGTACCGCGAACTGCTCGAACGCATTCGCCTGCTCGAACCACTACCAGCGTGGATTCCCGCCTTCAACCCACTGAGCCGCCTTGGCCAAGCACCAAAACACCACTTGGTCGACCCAGCGCTGGCCGCGCGCTTGCTGGGAGCTACAGAGAAGTCACTGCTTGACGACACCGCGGCAGGGGCGAACCTTCGTTTAGGTTCGCTACTAGGCGCTCTGTTCGAATCGTTGGCGGTGATGACTGTGCGAGTGTTTGCAGAATTGGCCGGAGCACGGGTGTCACACCTGCGAACCGGAAACGGCGACCACGAGATCGACCTGATAGTAGAGCGCGACGACCACCGTGTTTTGGCCATTGAAATCAAACTATCCTCGTCGGTCGGCAACCACGACACGAAGCACCTGAACTGGCTCGAGTCAAAAATCGGTGACAGGCTGGTCGACAAGGTTGTGATCAACACCGGTCCCTTCGCCCACCGCCTGCCCGGTGGCGCGGCAGTGGTACCCCTAGCTCTGCTCGGGCCATGACGAGCTACCAGCCGACGTCGATAAGGACTCTCGCCCCGTAGTAACCTCCACCCCTGGCCGGGTAGAGGTACAAGTTGCCCAGAGAGTCCCGGGCGGCGACATCGGCCAGGCCGTCGCCGTTCAGGTCCGTTCCTGCCGCCAGGTAGTAACCCTGCCAACCGTGGCCCACCTGGATCCTCGGGGCGAAGGTGCCATTGCCCTTGCCGGCATACATGAACAGGTTCCCGCCGGCATCAACCGCCAAGATATCGGCCCGGCGATCCTTGTTTACGTCCCCGGCGGCATAAGAATTGAAGCCCTTCCAACCTTGGCCCACCTTCGGATAGGGGGGCTTGAACCCGCCTTTGCCGTTTCCGGCATAAAGGTGCATGTCACCAGTGGCTTCCTTGATCACCAGGAGGTCAACTGTGCCGTCCCCATTTAGATCGCCTGCCGGGATCACATGGTGGCCACCCCAGCCCTGGCCAATCTGCACGCCGTTGGAGATGCCGCCTTTTCCGTTGCCTCGGTAGAGGAACATCTTCCCGTTCCTAGTATCGACCGCCAACAGGTCGTTCCGGCCGTCTTTGTCCCAGTCGCCTGGCGCAAAGATGCTCATGTCGCCCCAGCCAGTACCAAGGCGGGTTCGCGGCCACAATGACCCGCTGGCCGATGCTGGATACCGCCACAGAACACCAGCTTGATCAACCGCCAAGACATCACCATGCTTACCGCCAGCCAAGGAGGGCGACAACACGATCTGAGCCATCCCCTTGGACGGCGAAGGCGAAGGCGACGGCGACGGTGATGGTGAAGGCGACGGCGACGGTGGCGCGGGGCTTGGTGATGGGGGCGGTGGCTTGGGCGCCGGGGCCGGGCCGCCGGTTAGCTTCAAATAGCCCACACCACCGGCACCCCTGACCTGCACCGGCACGGTGCTGGTAGTTTCGCTGGCATTGCCCAGCTGGCCAAACCAATTCCCGCCCCAGGCCCAAACCGATCCGTCTTGCCTCAGCGCCAGGTTGTGGGCGCTGCCGGCCGAAATGGCGGTAATACCGTTGAGGCCATCAACCGGCACTGGGGCGCTTTTTGCCGTGGTGGTGCCGTCACCCAGTTCGCCTTGCTGGTTGGCGCCCCAGGCCCAGATCCGGCCGTCTGACTTCAGGGCGACGGTGTGATGCTGCCCGCCGGAAATGGCTCTAACCGCGCTGAGACCCTTCGCCGCAACTGGCTTGGCGTTGTGCGCCGTGGTGCCATCACCCAGCTGGCCAAATTCGTTCCCACCCCAGGACCAGACCGTGCCGTCAGCCTTGAGGGCGGCTGAATGCCAGTCCCCGGCCTTGACCATTTCGACCTGGCTGAGGCCCTGTACCTGGATTGGCGCACTGTAAATGGTCTGATTGGTACCGCCACCCAACTGGCCATCATTGTTGAAACCCCAGGCCCAGACGGTGCCATCGGCCGCCCGCGCCACCGTGTGTTGGTTGCCAGCCTTGATGGCCTTGACCGCGCCAAGTCCTTTCACCTGAACCGGCACCAAGCGGTCAGCTGAGGTCATGTCACCCAACTGACCGTGGTAGTTGCGACCCCAAGTCCAGGCAGTGCCGTCATGTTTCAAGGCCACGGCATGCGAACCCCCGGCCGCTATGGCCGCCACGTTGGTCAGGCTCTTGACCTGCACCGGCACGCTGCGATCGACTGTGGTGCCGTCTCCAAGCTGACCGGAGGCGTTGTAGCCCCAGGACCAGACCGTGCCGTCGTTCCTCAGCGCCACCGTCCAGGCGACTCCCGCCGCCACGGCGGTAACGTTCTGAAGGCTCTTGACCGGCACCGGCACGCTGCTGGCGGCAGTGGTGCCGTTACCAAGCTGACCGAAGGAGTTGCCGCCCCAGGTCAAGACCGTGCCATCGGCTTGCAGCACCACGGCGTGGTTGGCGCCGGCCGCAATCATCGGCGTGGCTGTTATGGCCGCAGCAGCTGGCGCCGCAGCCAGGCCGCCCAAAGCCAGGCTGGCGGCGGCTAGGAGTGAAAACAAGACAAGTGGTCGGG
Coding sequences within it:
- a CDS encoding DUF4143 domain-containing protein, yielding MDYQPRAVDGLLSEMVRGLPAISVEGAKGVGKTATAERLAASCVQLDRAGHRSNVAADPQIVASHAPPVLIDEWQLVPEVWDVVRREVDRDRAPGQFILTGSATPSPRAKIHSGAGRIVRLVMRPMTLPERGISSPAVSLTGLLTGSDPVGRHTTDVSLTDYAREIIASGLPGIRQDPPSLRHRQLDSYIDNALERDIPELGVAVRRPRALRAWLAAFAAATGTTANYTTILNAATPGQGDKLSRQTSAAYRELLERIRLLEPLPAWIPAFNPLSRLGQAPKHHLVDPALAARLLGATEKSLLDDTAAGANLRLGSLLGALFESLAVMTVRVFAELAGARVSHLRTGNGDHEIDLIVERDDHRVLAIEIKLSSSVGNHDTKHLNWLESKIGDRLVDKVVINTGPFAHRLPGGAAVVPLALLGP
- a CDS encoding FG-GAP-like repeat-containing protein, with amino-acid sequence MRPTRPLVLFSLLAAASLALGGLAAAPAAAAITATPMIAAGANHAVVLQADGTVLTWGGNSFGQLGNGTTAASSVPVPVKSLQNVTAVAAGVAWTVALRNDGTVWSWGYNASGQLGDGTTVDRSVPVQVKSLTNVAAIAAGGSHAVALKHDGTAWTWGRNYHGQLGDMTSADRLVPVQVKGLGAVKAIKAGNQHTVARAADGTVWAWGFNNDGQLGGGTNQTIYSAPIQVQGLSQVEMVKAGDWHSAALKADGTVWSWGGNEFGQLGDGTTAHNAKPVAAKGLSAVRAISGGQHHTVALKSDGRIWAWGANQQGELGDGTTTAKSAPVPVDGLNGITAISAGSAHNLALRQDGSVWAWGGNWFGQLGNASETTSTVPVQVRGAGGVGYLKLTGGPAPAPKPPPPSPSPAPPSPSPSPSPSPSPSPSPSKGMAQIVLSPSLAGGKHGDVLAVDQAGVLWRYPASASGSLWPRTRLGTGWGDMSIFAPGDWDKDGRNDLLAVDTRNGKMFLYRGNGKGGISNGVQIGQGWGGHHVIPAGDLNGDGTVDLLVIKEATGDMHLYAGNGKGGFKPPYPKVGQGWKGFNSYAAGDVNKDRRADILAVDAGGNLFMYAGKGNGTFAPRIQVGHGWQGYYLAAGTDLNGDGLADVAARDSLGNLYLYPARGGGYYGARVLIDVGW